A single genomic interval of Chitinophaga sp. 180180018-3 harbors:
- the rplW gene encoding 50S ribosomal protein L23 yields the protein MKLSDVLIKPVISEKVNKATDKFNRYYFIVDKKANKLEIKKAVEEFYGVSVAEVNTAVMPGKAKFRFTKAGFISGKKPSYKKAIVTIAAGETIDLYANM from the coding sequence ATGAAACTTTCAGACGTTTTAATCAAACCGGTGATCTCTGAGAAGGTGAATAAAGCAACCGATAAATTCAACCGCTACTACTTCATCGTTGACAAGAAAGCCAACAAACTGGAGATCAAAAAGGCAGTGGAAGAATTCTACGGTGTATCCGTTGCAGAAGTGAATACTGCTGTAATGCCTGGTAAAGCTAAATTCCGCTTTACTAAAGCCGGTTTCATCTCAGGTAAAAAACCGTCTTACAAAAAGGCGATCGTTACCATCGCGGCAGGTGAAACTATAGATCTGTATGCTAACATGTAG